The Vicia villosa cultivar HV-30 ecotype Madison, WI unplaced genomic scaffold, Vvil1.0 ctg.000659F_1_1, whole genome shotgun sequence genome has a window encoding:
- the LOC131630212 gene encoding uncharacterized protein LOC131630212 has protein sequence MLVLKTGRPDLRFHQLIHAIGQRAHWLLLPINPIREVVYYLNSVNGEWTNYPAMKDIVDLSIQVFRSQRDAQVSRTKSNNITWIQVQCPQQRNSYDCGYFVLRFMKEILQANQLEIPLTYLDEFRAAGYPRLKLEEIKEDLCQFYIKQFFM, from the exons atGTTAGTTCTCAAGACTGGAAGGCCGGACTTAAGATTCCACCAGCTGATACACGCTATAGGACAGAG agcacactggttgctgcttcctatcaaccctataagggaagtcgtgtattatctgaattcggtaaatggtgaatggaccaattatccggctatgaaggacatcgttgattt atcaatacaagtgttccgaagtcaacgggacgcacaggtatcccggactaaatctaacaacattacttggatccaagtgcag tgtccgcaacagcgaaacagttacgattgcggatactttgttttgaggtttatgaaagaaatccttcaggcgaatcaattagagattccgctcacg taccttgacgaattccgtgctgctgggtacccgagacttaagttggaagaaataaaagaggatttgtgtcaattttatattaagcaatttttcatgtag